ATCACACAAAGTCATGAGAAAGAAgatgtccaaccgaaccaccgtGACTGATGGGTTCGGTTGGACatctgggattctctgatgttcgggagctgcagattttgcactttgtggtgtttctagtgATTTATCTGGCAGCCCTGATGGGGAATCTTCTTATCTTCATGGCCATAGCCTTCAACCACCAGCTTCACACCcacatgtacttcttcctgatgaatctctCCATCATAGATCTTTGCTCCATCTCTGTCATCGTCCCCAAgtccatggccaactccctcatgaacCCCAGGGccatttcctatgctggatgtgttCATATGCAAAGCAATTGGACAGGTGTGCTGGGATATTTTTGCAGGAGAATATACTTTGAGCACTGAATAAGaggtaaccaaatatctaagGATCTATTTGTCCTCTGTCTATTTTTCTATTACATAATTTTTGTGTTAATTTTTTCCATAACCAACCTCCCATATTGTTTTGAACTATTCCTCAATGTTTAGACTATGTTTCATTTCCAATTGAGAGGTTACTAATAACTGAGCAGTTACTAGCAGATCAGAggttaatttttcatttcctgttgtgCGACCATTTCCACAAGTAAGCCCCAGGAGGATCACCAGAAGGTTATTAGATAATAAATAGCCAAGAATTGGGTCATTTAGTTACAGACTGCTTCCAATATTCTAACATGCATCAAatctcctctttcaccacaatttcTCTAACATTTAGtctgcatatatatatacatatatatttaaccTGCCTGTGCGAGGTATCattcaaacagtattttaaagaaattttctTGTATTGTGCTACAGATTTGAGTTGCtggtcctcttttccagatcaaaccccattcctctgcatgctgtttttttttttcactgttccttacaggtcaggttttctaaacctttgatcatttttgttggtctcctctgaactctcgccaatctgtccacatctttcttaaagagtggcacccagaacaggacacaatactccagctgaggcctcaacagtgccaagtagagctggacaattacctcctgtgtcttacatatgacattccagtgcttcagcaacccattccattgcttcaccaacctcctagagaaaaaggttttcctaatatccaacctaacctcccccactgcaacttgagaccatcactccttcttctgtcatctgctaccactgagaacagatttCAGTGGGATGTAGAtgcctagttgcttttgaaaaacctACTAGGTGCTAAAATACCCCTGGGGCCTGGATCCATAAAGAGGCCCAGGTGTCGTGATTCGCAGTGCGGCAACACCTAaagtttaggcacctagaaaatcactgggacaaCAATAGGGTCAGAAACAGCCTACGTCAGGCCCCCGGGTTCCCTAAACAACAGatagggagagacagacacctaAGAATGTGAGTCACAAATTCCAGCACACTAGGAGGGGAGGCGCCTGAGCTAGCCGCTGGGAGATGCCGAGGAGAGGAGTGTGTGctagctcagagagagatgcctaAGTCCAGTCAGGGAGGCCCCTGTCTCTGCTAGGAAcaacaaaccaggggaagataggcacATGTTCCGTccggggcctgatctggtagtacCCACTACTTGATGACATCAAATGGATACTCCCATCTAATCAAACATACCTCGCCCTCCCAAACACCCACCCAACAAAAACATctagaacaaagaaacaaatcaaccaaCCGACAAAATACAGTACATCCTCATCAGAATGAACCCCTGGGGATCCAAGCCATTTATTCGTTAAAGCCAGGGATTCATTATAGTAAAAGAGCCCTGACACCGGGGGCAGCGGCTGACACCTTGAGCCCATGACCATGGCGGATGCTGACAGCTCTTCCGGCCTTGGTTCGGTagtgggggcagagagctcctCTGGCCTCGGGGCCGTGGAGGGGGCAGAATTTTTACTCCCCATCCTGAAAtaaggagaagagccagagacGCAATATGTGACTTTGATATGGTAACTGATTTTATATGGAAAGtgctctgataccatggtgatgggtggcagtacaTAAGCCTCAGACAGATCAATCGATCAATAGATAGAGGGGTATGGATGGGTATGGATGGATAGCTAGacatgataagttcatggaggataggtccattaatggctattaaccaagagagtcagggatgcaaccctatgccctggatgtccctaagcctctgattgccagatgctggaattggacaacacaggatgggtcactcaataattgccctgttctgttcattctctgtgAAGCAtatgacattggccactgtgtgaagacaggatatttatattggtgtaaatctgTAATTACTCCATTGATCTGAGTGGAGttttttctagatatttaccagtgtaaatacctcAGTGTGCCAAAACAGATTGCACGTTATGTTCTCCTGGAGAAAATAATGTCAAGAGttgattatatttataaagaaacacagaatgagacGATGGTAATGGGAGAAAGTTggccattttattttttggagaaTAGCCGTAACCCAATCATTTTCCACAGGTCAGATTTGAtatccttgttcctcatgctatAAATGATCAGATTGATCATGGGAGGCACCAGGGCATAAAAAACTGGCACCACGAGATCCAGACATGAgattgagctggaggtgggtttaatATAGGCAAAACTAGCAGTGCAAACAAACAcagagaccacaatgaggtgagaaaggcaggtggagaaggctttatgccagacctgctcagaggggactctcagcactgttttgaagatcAAAACATATGACACAATTTTAAAGACAAAGCAGTTTAAGGCAAAGTACAAGCTAAAGGCAATAGCCCCAGTTTCACTGAGATATGAGTCATAAGAAGCAagtttgaggagctgggggatttcacagaagaactgctcCATCTCATTGTCTCCACGGAAGATTATTGTAAATGTGTTTCCAGTGTGGATGGGTGTGTGAAGACGGTGGTTGAGAGCTATGCctgtgatgatgagaagattcccagtcagggctgccgggtaaatccctagaaacagcATGAAATGCAAAATTTGCAGCTCCCAaatgtcagagaatcccaggagaaggaactcagtcatggtgatttggttggacattttcttcctgAGTACATCATGTTATGCTTGTGAAGGGAAAGAAAAGGGCAATGGCCAGGGTTCAGCTGCCGTAAGTAgaggccttgctggagccctagacagggccggctccagcatttttgccgccccaagcagcaaaataaaataaaaaattaaaaaagctgcaatcgcaagcggcggcagctctaccactgcttcattctacggcggcaattcagcggcaggtccttcgctccgagaggcaGTGACACccttgctgctgaattgccgctgaacgaccggatgtgccgcccccctcttcattggccgccccaggcacctgcttggtatgctggtgcctggagctggccctggccctaggCATAACTAACAGTGTGAACCAAAGGCTGCAAACCAAACTAGGCCTGACCTTGGCAGAATAGTAACACACCAGGTATTGACTAACCAAGTGAGCACATTCCTGATCGGAGAGGATGGAACAAGAACACCCAGATTTCTCAAATAACTTTGTAAACAAATTCCCAAGAGGTGATACAGGAGCACACTGACCCCTTGTCAGATAAGGAGGGGAGgacaggataatggatgaggATGTTTTGTTTGATCCAGCAGGTACTAGGTGTAGGGCTGGTAACTAACAACATCTAGAATGTAATATGAAATTTGTTTCTATCAATGTATTAAAGGAGAAGTCATGGTGGGGCATCTTTGAATCGGCCAAGGGCACAGGATCCTGTTATGTTGACTGAGCCTTTAccttgtcatgggcatacatgtgttTGTGCCCCTGTGACCTGTTGGACAGGGCGCTAGTACCGTGCTTTGCTGACAATAAACCCGGCTGAGCACCGCTGCAACTGAACCAAGCCTCTCTTTATGAACAACATCAAGATCTACTGAATCTGGCAGCAGTGTTGCACACCAGAtatggttttggctgcttggttcAACTCTCATCCTGAATTTAAAGGCACTAGTTGGTACAAAACAAATTCTGTGGGCTATCAGCTTTGTTGCTTACTCAGTTTTACCATCTGGCAGCTACCCCTTTGAAACAGAAATAAGAAGAGATTCAAGAGAGTGTACGGGTTTGAAATTATTGTATTATTGGACAATATTTGCATTCCCCAGTCTTAAAAGCTCAGTTTACAATTAAGggtggtcagaaattttctgctTAAATTGTTTTCAAAGGAGAATTGTGTTATCAATTAATCAAATTTTCATAGAAAGTCTCAGGTATCCTCAAATATATTTAATGGATTCTTCATATGGGTGGATCTAGTCAGAAAAATAtcaattttctgcaatttttaactgaaaatgttttttctcaGTTGTCCAAACATGAATAAttggagattttatttttttatgaaagaAATTCTGATAGGCTCTAGATGATTGATTAACTTGATAGCAAAAGTCTTAAAGAGTTCCAAACCAAATTCAAATGTATGTTCTTAAATTAGCCTTGTATATTAATACTCTAACATATTTAATTAAATGGCAAACTTACTGTGCTGGTCTTTGTGGAATTTTTCCCAGTCTGTGATGCATTCGAGCCTCCAGTGTTAGGGATCATtggtcatatctatctatctatctatctatctatccactgCCAGGATtgtttggttctctctctctctctcatgcccccTTCACCGTATTATACAGCAGCCATTGCGGTGTCCCTTCGCTGGATGTCCTGAGTTGAtgggtctctctgcagttcctagcAGACAGGGATCTACTCCACAGATGGgcgctctctgctcccctccttggGCAGGCTTGGCTGAGAGTTGATGGACTAAATGGGATGAGGGACTGAAAGCCTCTCCCAGCTCTAGAAAGGGCCAggcacaggaaggaggagagtggTGTGGGAAGGAAATGGTGGCCAGGGCTGGCCAAAGGACAGAATCAGGAGAGAATGTCTGGTGTTTGGAACTTTGacaggaggaagcagaggtcgTGAGCTGATCCCTGGTGCTGGGGCCATATCaggggagtggagctgagcagaaGAGGGGACTGGTGGGCAAAGGGGTTCAACAGGAATCTCTGAGGAAGCTGAGTCAGGAACTCTGAGTGGAGAATTGGCTCTGGGCCATGGAGGGGACTCTCAAAAAACAGGGACCGAGAGTGTCTGTGAGGTGGAGGGTtgtgagagggaaggaaggggattaagggctggggggctgggggatgttTGCAGGTCTGGGCTGTGTGtggcagagggaaggagacacCCAGGGACTAGAGTAAGAGCGTTCAGGGGGTGGAGGATGCATCAGAGGCTGGAGTCAAAGGGCCTGAATCTCTTCTCCCTGAAACCAGACATACTCAAGTGTAACACTATGGAATTACCCCGAGATAAGTGATGGGGGaatcagccccattgacttcagtgtggttaCTCCTGTTTTACAGCAGGGTTAGTGAGAGGGAAATcagttgactgcagtggagtattTCTAACTTTTCATACATTTGGTGCATTTTGGTGACGATACATTGTGCATAGCTAGAGATCAAACCGGGGCTCAGATCCTCATGCAGGGTCTCCAAAGCTCAAGGGCCAACTCAGCAGAGTGCAGTCCACCCACTGACCCTGAGGGGGAAATAAAGTGACAGCGTTATTAGCCACAGTGTTTAATTCTCAGTTAGGCGTGTCAGCCTTTGAAGTGGTTGGAGTCACAACAAATGGATTGCACTGTGCATGTGCCTGGCGAGAGGAGGAGATGGTTGAAAACTGTTTCTGACTTGCAGCCCCATAGCTGCTGAAAGGAGAATGTTCTGGCCAACAAACCTAGGTCCTGTGAGGCAAAATCTAACCCTGGGCAGAAATCTGTGCCTAAAAACAGGAGGCATCTGCCTCTGTTGAAGGGTTTCTAATCTTGAGGAAATATCCCTTGAGCACAGCCGAATATTGAGAAGGtgctgaaactatttttgaaatgaaaataaataacccaTGCACACGCTCactgggaagttgggggggggataATGGGGGTGGAAGAGTTTGTGGAAAAGGAACACTACCTGCTCCTCTCTTAaagtataaactttatacagggttgTAGTGAGGCCCTATTGGTATCAACTGGGAGGTGGGCGGGCTTACCCgcccacttctaaaggcccctccccgagcctagcgggagggaccactggacccaggaacCAAGTAATTtcttgggacaactaatgaaaaaacagggaGTGAGGTGACGGttaaaggttcaaaatcagggtacCAGATGCGGACACCGatcagagaaccccggacagcgcccactgctcttCAAAGGTGGCAaaggagccagcggacgctgcccagtgaaaCTTTGCCCAGAGATGTGAGACTAGGGAGgtacggaaataggccccacagtcgcagagcacctctgcgtccaacatcctctccctggtattatagatggtgagtttggctaaagccaggaagaggttgacgaggaggtctcggatagggtgtgcataaatgaacaggtgtggggaaaagtgcagccagaacctcaacaagaggttctggaggagccggaacaggggctgcaacctggcgcactcgagGTAGGCATGCAtcagggtctccctcatgccgcagaatgggcaggcctcgggaataggggtgaaccaCGCCAGGTACACGCCCGTTCTCagggctccgtgaaggagccgccaaccaatgtccccggcgggtcttgggaccaaggtggaataaaggctggcccaccggggctcctcaccctccacaggttgCAGGTAGTCCCGCCATTTAGTGTCAGGGcaggacgcgagggtgaggagatgcaacgtgtggagcacgagcatgtacaggtggtctctgggcGCGTttcgaaaccggaccggctgcagagCATGCAGCTggctcggattatgggagcgGGGTAGCCGGGGGGGGGCTTGCGGAACAGGGGCCCaataaaaaggtccggagggcccggggtgaggggtgggcggggagcgccctctcgcagggcccgccacaggaagctgAGAGAAGGGGGcgacaatgcagcgcccacctcctggagtacacgcagaggtgtcacaagggtggagagccccatgcgccagCCAAGCGcacggggatccacccagtcccccctggcgtagtccaggaggtctccgaccttggtggtttctgccaggaccaacctccggctcaccgagggcgactccgccacctgcacatggagatcggggttgtgcagcaggggctccatgAGGAGGTCCGCCCCCTCGGTGGCCACAatggacctggtcactgaaaaaagcttccaggtccggaggtggtcctggtagaagaccagcagctccgagaggtctcgtgGAAGACgtctcgggtgaagaaaaaggaactgccggtcgtatcggagccctcggaggcggcggaggaaggtgtgcgctaacgtgctccacgccggactacctgcaccataaaggagcctctgcagggcctggaggcggaagacgtggacctggctacgaaggcagaccaggccctgtcctccctcctccaggggaagactcagaacccctgcaaaGACCCAGTGCAGTTccagccagaaaaactccagggccgtcctctggagcctggccaggagccccgtggccgggctcagggtgttgagccggtgccagagcatggacaggacgagctgattcagcaccagtgccctccctcgCAGGGAGacacaccggagcagtcctgtccatctcTGCAGCCGCTCACCCACCCTGACCTCCAAATCCTGCCAGTTCTCTGGTGGAGAAGGATGCGTGGtggaaaggtaaacgccgagatagagcagcggactcgcgctccaccgaatggcttcaagcgcgggtgggagggagctcgcctgccacctgtccctgaccaccaggccagagctattgacccagttgacccgggtgaAGGAGGCCGCTGagtaaacggcctggcaggcctccacccacaCCAGGTCCCCTGGGTCCTgaaccacgaggagcacgtcgtcggcgtacgccgacaggaccagccgcagctccggctcccgaagTGCCAACCCCGCCAACCTctgatggaggaggaagaggaagggctcgatcgccagagtgTACAGCTGGCCCAAGAGGAAGCACCCCTGCCGTACTCCCGCCCAAAGCTGActggctcggtcagggtccagttgagcctgaccagacactctgcctcagcgtacagcacttggagaaaacccacaaactggggcccgaagccaaatgcctgcagagtgcccaggagatacccgtggtccatcctgtcaaatgccttctcctggtccagggacaggagggcgaacgacagaccaccCCTAAGCCCCAGCTCTAAtaggtcccggaccaagtacaggttattaaagatgctccggcccgggacggtgtaagTGAGCCCCATTGCTGCTGAGCTCTTCCCGCCACCATCACAAGCAGGCCCGTCATACAGTCCCACTCAGACATTTGTCCAGCTATCTTCAAACTAATTCAGTCATTTTCCTCCCACAACTCCTATAGGGAGGATGCTCGAGAACCTCGCCCtgctggtggttagaaacctccCTGTAATTTCTAGCCAGTCTCTCCATCTCCCACACGCCCGAATGTACATGTGAGCTAACACAGTCTGGCCTTTTATCCCCCACCTAGTGGTTAGGCCATGAATGGTGGTTTATAAGACAATGGGCCCAGAACCCAGCCGGTGCCAATGGTTATACAGCTCCATTGGAGGCAGTAGGTCAGCTCCACAGATGCTGCAATCTGATTTTgtgccaccaaagtcaatggaactacactgatgtgTTGAGGATCTACCCCAAAATGTCTTTTCTCACCTACCCCAGTCTTACACCAGTCTGACTCCTCTGGTTCCAATTAAGCCACTCCCTGATTTAGACACACAAGCAAGACAACTCCCATATTCTTTTCAGTGGCCATGGAACAAGCGCAAGTGGCCAAGCATTGTAACGGGtattgttttggcacagaatgaaagTCTGATTCCTCTCATGCACACAATTTACACCCATTTACTCCACAACTGGACCAGAttttctactggtgtaaatcaccccAGCGGCAGTGACATCAGCGGAGTTAATCTagatttgcattggtgcaactaGGTCAAAATCAGATGTGTTTGTGTGCAATCTGTGTGGTTATGAAAATAACTGACATTAATGAATACCTAAAGGTACTACATAAGCAAACTTTAattagagaaagacagaaaattaattcttggTGAATTCCTATACCCAGTCAGTCTCCTCAGAGCAGCTTTGATCtctttgttcctcatgctgtagataaCTGGATTAACGATTGGTGGCAATACGGAATAAAGAACAGACGCCACAAGATCCagagcagatggggagctggaggtgggtttcaggtaggcaagggccccagtgcaaacaaacaaggagaccacagtgaggtgaggaaggcaggtggagaaggctttatgtcgtccctgctcagaggggattctgagcactgatttgaagagctgaacatatgacacaatcataaaaacaaagcagACTAAGAGTAAACACACACTAAATGCAAGAACCCTAACTTCACTAAGATAGgagtcagagcaggcgagcttcagcagctgggggatttcacagaagaattgatccaccatgttgcctccacagaaggtcaATGCAAATGTGTTCCCGGTTTGTAGTATAGAGTTGAGAATCCcactgatccaggcaccagctgccatttggacacaagctctgctgttcatcattgtgtcatagtgcagtggttggcagatggcaacATATCGGTCATACGCCATGACAATGAGGAGGGAAAAATCCGCTGTCACAAAGAAGActaggaaaaagacttgggcaacacatccagcataggaaatggacctggtgttcatgagggagttggccatggatttggggacggtgacagagatggagccaaggtctaggatggacagattcatcaggaagaagtacatgggggtgtgaaggtgatgGTCGAAGGCGATGGCCATGAAGATaagaagattccccaccagggctgccaaGTACATCACTAGAAACCCCACAAAGTgccaaatctgcagctcccgaacatcagagaatcccaggagaaggaactcggtcatggtggttcggttggacattttctttctcaggacaTCATATGATGGTTGCAGAGGGAGGGACAAGAGCAAGGGCCAGGATTAGATCAGTAAAATAGctctccttttgtgaaaaccaccttAATTTCCTTGAGTCAGACCCTTAGCTTCTGAAGATTGAAGTAATATGGGAATGAGAATGGGGGAAACAGTCCCACTGATTCCAactgagttactcctgattttcacTGGGGTGAGAGAAAGTAGAATCAGCTCAATAGACTCCAGtgcagttactcctaatttacacctgggtgatggagaggagaattaggaaAAATTGCTTTTGAGGTATTTCTATACCTCTGTCACCCAGAGGTGGGGGAACAATGTATAATGGTGTATAAAtacagttcaggagtcctgatgcctcgTCCCCCCTTCTAGCCGAATTTCCACCCTCATTGCGAGAGACAAATgttccggctcccctcctgcttctctatCCACTcagctaaactccctcccagagcttggaagAGAAACCAGGAGTGCTGACTCCCATTtcgctccctgctctaacccactaaatccaacacccctcccggagctggaaaTACAGGCCAAGAGTTCTGGCTTTACTCACTGGActcagctccctcccagagctgggaacaaagtGAGGTGTCATGACTCATAGTTCCCTCCTCTAGCGTGTACATTAGACTGCCCTCAGCCTCTGTCCCAGTGACTCTCCATTGCCAACAGGAATGATTGCTGCGAGTGACAATGGAGAGTCATTGGGACAGCGAACGCAAGTGAGATTGATTCTCCAGCGTGGTACTTGCTGTCTGGTAgagccaagttcaagtccctgccccaatgactatttaattattgatacaaagtggagcagcttcaacaggagagactgagacagtcTCATTTCAGAACAGCCCATAGCCTAGCGGCTCAGGCACCCTCCTGTAAATTgggaattcaaatcccttctcttcatcagTCAGAGGGAGGGATTAAATCTGAGTTTGTCACAGGCCATACCAGTACCCAAACCACTCAGCTTTAAGTTATGAGGGGTGCCAGTCCCACAGTCTTTATGAGAGACAGAAATAGAACCCCCCAGTTCTGGCTCCTCTACACACTGGACtgaatttcctcccagagccacatttaaaactcaggagtcctggctctcagtccttGCTACTCTTACCCTCTTGACCCCACTCcctttccagagctggggattgaatCCAGGGTCCTCGTCCTCACTACTGCTAACCCATTTGACTCAACTACCTTTGCAGCAATCTAATAGACAAATGAAACAATAAACTGAGAACTAGACACAAACTgatgctagatagatagatagatagtttgaTAGATCTAACAACAAACTAACAGAGACACAAGTAAGAAAAgatacagagagtgagagagaaaaacaaaatgaacccAAACTAACAGGTATATAGAAAATTATAAACAAACTAATATAGAGAGAAAAGTATaaacagacagatagacagaaaTAACAAGAAACTAATGTATacagagagaaaagcaacaacAAGTCAATAGTGTTTGTTACAATTTTTGGACAATTTTAATGTAAACCCTCCATCCATTCTCAAATATACGTGTGTCAATTTGATCAATTCCCCCACTCCCAATAgaatgaaactgaggcacaaatattCTTCTCCCTCTTTCCTAAGGTAAATGCTTTAGACTGCCTGAGTTTCTCATGCCCAAATTGAGGTAAgagtaaaaatatgaaaaaaaaaatctattggcaCTTACGATTTCTTCCTTAAAATGCCACTCTGTAACTCacaaatatatttcattgcaaGAGCAAACTTACGGTTCCAGTGTGTGTGGAATCCTCCCAGACTGAGATGTCTTTTCTCCTCCATCTACAGACTGCAATTggttacccctctctctctccagccccatgcacacccctctatcgatctatctctctatctaa
The window above is part of the Chrysemys picta bellii isolate R12L10 chromosome 12, ASM1138683v2, whole genome shotgun sequence genome. Proteins encoded here:
- the LOC135974518 gene encoding olfactory receptor 14A16-like; this translates as MSNRTTMTEFLLLGFSDVRELQIWHFVGFLVMYLAALVGNLLIFMAIAFDHHLHTPMYFFLMNLSILDLGSISVTVPKSMANSLMNTRSISYAGCVAQVFFLVFFVTADFSLLIVMAYDRYVAICQPLHYDTMMNSRACVQMAAGAWISGILNSILQTGNTFALTFCGGNMVDQFFCEIPQLLKLACSDSYLSEVRVLAFSVCLLLVCFVFMIVSYVQLFKSVLRIPSEQGRHKAFSTCLPHLTVVSLFVCTGALAYLKPTSSSPSALDLVASVLYSVLPPIVNPVIYSMRNKEIKAALRRLTGYRNSPRINFLSFSN